From the genome of Tachysurus fulvidraco isolate hzauxx_2018 chromosome 20, HZAU_PFXX_2.0, whole genome shotgun sequence, one region includes:
- the ska1 gene encoding spindle and kinetochore-associated protein 1, translating into MSHCELEEVTQHINDKISLVKRLLELRAVAKDPDKRAYLVKIEQDVKAINGLLDRFERYVNQQKDLLKHLQDLDLFFQEDEQNAQHLLKNIPSHMPRKGGQPTAQGGPTAAPNKQGEVNSAPQEQEQPRKAPRIQIKEMEFITVQEFDSIPQYMKGRVTYDQLNAAVKSINLAVTGKYKILQQPVKSMSNASRKLHQRFKDQDTKDTKGQFFVVEEDLRDLAQLKVDKRFVGMLNMLRHCQRLKELRGGGLTRYMLL; encoded by the exons ATGAGTCACTGTGAGCTGGAAGAGGTGACGCAACACATCAATGACAAGATTTCACTTGTCAAGAGGCTCTTAGAGTTGCGAGCAGTAG cAAAAGATCCAGATAAACGAGCGTATCTGGTTAAAATTGAGCAGGATGTCAAAGCCATAAATGGGCTTCTCGACCGCTTTGAGAGATACGTCAATCAGCAGAAGGACCTACTGAAGCATCTTCAG GACCTTGATCTGTTCTTCCAGGAAGATGAGCAGAACGCACAGCACCTATTAAAGAACATCCCTTCACACATGCCTCGAAAAGGAGGGCAGCCAACAGCTCA AGGAGGACCGACAGCAGCTCCCAACAAGCAGGGAGAAGTGAATTCGGCCCCCCAGGAGCAAGAACAGCCCAGGAAGGCTCCACGGATCCAGATTAAAGAGATGGAGTTCATCACAGTGCAGGAGTTCGACAGCATCCCACA GTACATGAAGGGACGAGTGACATACGACCAGCTGAACGCCGCTGTGAAAAGCATCAACCTGGCCGTCACTGGGAAATATAAAATCCTTCAACAGCCAGTCAAGAGCATGAGTAACGCATCCCGTAAACTTCATCAGCGCTTTAAAGACCAGGATACCAAGGACACTAAAG GTCAGTTCTTTGTGGTGGAGGAGGACCTGCGTGATCTGGCACAGCTGAAGGTGGATAAGCGTTTTGTGGGTATGTTGAACATGCTAAGACACTGCCAGAGATTGAAGGAGCTGCGAGGAGGAGGTCTGACACGCTACATGCTGCTGTGA